GAAATGACCAGTCAGCGAACGCAATCAAGGCACTGGATAGCCAATTTCCGGGATAATTGTTATACGAATGGGGCCAGTAGCTGCATCCATGGCAGTCCAGAGCAACGAGACGACAGTCAACGAGAGCTATGCTGTAACGATTCCTGCTGCTGTTCGGGAGGACCTAGATCTGGAGCCCGGAGACCGTCTCCAGTGGGAGATTGACGACGGCGCGCTCGTCGCGACGATCATTCGCGAGCGCCACGGTGGCGCGGCCGATCTCGATCCTGTCGATATGGGGAAGACCGACGCGGTTGCGGTGACCGAAGAGTACGAGTGGTCCTGATGGGTGCTGCGCTCGTCGATGCGAACG
This DNA window, taken from Natranaeroarchaeum aerophilus, encodes the following:
- a CDS encoding AbrB/MazE/SpoVT family DNA-binding domain-containing protein, translating into MAVQSNETTVNESYAVTIPAAVREDLDLEPGDRLQWEIDDGALVATIIRERHGGAADLDPVDMGKTDAVAVTEEYEWS